ATCATCTCCCGCGATCCGCTGACCGACCACGTGCCGCTCCAGCGCGCGACCAAGGGCGATCTGTTGATGACGCAGTACGACATGAACAGCGTCGCGCGCCTCGGCCTGCTGAAGATCGACTTCCTCGGACTCACGAACCTGACGATTCTCGACGAGGCGATCGGGCTGGTCCGCAAGACGAAAGGGATCGAGATCGACCTGCAGCGCCTCCCGCTCGAGGACAAGCCGACATACGCGCTGCTCGCCTCCGGCGAGACGACGGGCATCTTCCAGCTGGAGGGCCGGGGGATGACCCGGTACCTCCGGGAGCTCAAGCCGGACCGGATCGAGGACGTGATGGCGATGGTGGCGCTCTTCCGGCCCGGGCCGATGGCCAACATTCCATCTTACATCCGGCGCAAGCACGGCCAGGAGAAGGTGACCTATCTGCACCCGCGACTCGAGCCGGTGTTGAAAGAAACCTACGGCGTGATGGTCTACCAGGAAGACATCATGACCGTCGCGCAGGCGATCGCGGGTTACACGCTGGCCGAGGCCGACGTGCTCTGCTACGCGATCCGCAAGAAGATCAAGGACCGGCTGCTCGCGCAGCGGGAGAAGTTCGTCAAGGGCGCGCGGGCCAACGGCGTGGACGCGAAGACGGTGGATCTGATCTTCGAGCAGTTCGAGCCGTTCGCGCGGTACGGCTTCAACCGCGCGCACGCCGCGTGCTACGGTCTGATCGCGTACTACACCGCCTACCTCAAGGCCCACCACGCGCCGGAGTATATGACCGCGCTGCTCTCGAGCATCGCCGGTGACATGGAAAAAGTCGCGCAGGCGGTCGGGGAATGCGCGCGGATGGCGCTCCAAGTCCTGCCGCCGGACGTGAACGAGAGCTCGGCGTCCTTCACGACGGACGGGCGGGTGATCCGCTTCGGGCTCGCGGCGGTCCGCAACGTCGGCGTCGGCGCGATCGACGTCGTCATCGCGGCGCGGGAGGCCGGCGGGCCGTTTACGGGCCTCGCCGACTTCTGCGGCCGTGTGGACACGCGCCTCGTCAACCAGCGCGTGATCGCGAGCCTGATCAAGGCCGGCGCCTTCGACCGCCTCGGTTCGCGTGCGCAGATGTTGCAGACCCTCGACGCGGTGCTGGAGCGGGCGCAGCGCAGCCAGCGCGCCCGCAACGAGGCGCAGACCGGCCTGTTCGCCGATCTCGGCGCGCCGCCCCCCGACGCATCGGCGGCGGCGGAGACGGCGGTGCAGGAGTTCACGAAGGAAGAGCTGTTGACGATGGAGCGCGAGATGCTCGGCCTCTTCATCTCGGACCATCCGCTCCGGCGCTGGGCGCCGGCCCTGGCGAAGCGGGCCACCGCGACGATCGCGCAGCTCGCGGATCTGCCGGACCGGCGCGAGGTGACGATCGGCGGTCTCATCGGGACGGTAAAGCGCAGCATGACGCGGTCCGGCTCCACGATGGCCTTCGTGACCCTCGAGGATCTGACCGGCAGCATCGAGGTGCTGGTGTTCCCGCGGGCCTACGAGCAGTACGGGCTGTCGCTCAAGCGCGACGCGGTCGTGTTGATGCGCGGGAAGCTCGACGTGGAGGAGCAGTCCGTCAAGCTCCTGTGCGACGAGGTGATCGCGCTGCCGGCCGTGCCGCCCGAAGAGACCGGCGCCGACGCCGCGGTTCACGAGCTGGTGACCGTCGGGATGAACAACGGCGCCTCGGGGAACGGGCGTCAAGGCAACGGGTACAGCAACGGCGATCGGGGGCGGACGGCGGTCCGCGGCGCCGCGGGGGGGGCCGGGTCGTCCACGCGGCCGGCCGTGCGCGTGCGCGTCAGCACGGTTGAGGAGATTGAACAGCTCGAACGCTACCTGAAGGCTCATCCGGGGCCGCGGCGCATCTGCGCGCACGTCGTCAGCGGCGACGGCGAGCACGTCGTCCCGGTCCGGTCCGGCGCGCACGACGTCGAGGAACTGCAGCAGTCGCTGGAGCAGCTGTTCGGCGAAGGGAATGTCTGGGAAGAATAGCACGGCATCGCTCCGGATCGTCCTCGCGGTGCTGCTGGCCGCCTTGGGTTTCCTCGTGGTCGTCCAGATCCGCGCCAGCCGCGGACTCGCGGGCCAGGAAGACGTACCGACCCGCAACGTGTACGCGCTGGCCACGATGCTGCGCCAGGAGCGCGCCTCACGCCACGCGCTCGAAGCGCAGGTGGCCGATCTGCAGCGGCGGTTGTCCGAGTTCGAGCGGGTCACGGCGGAACGGCGCGGCACGACCGAAGCGATGATGCGGGAGCTGGAAAGCCTCCGCGTCGCCGCGGGGCTCGTGCCGCTCACCGGCCCCGGCGTCACCGTGGTCGTCGACGCCACGCAGGCGCCGATGGTCGGCCACGCGCCGCCCGCGGTGCAGTACGTCGATCTGGTCAGCATCGTCAACGAGCTGTGGGCGGCCGGCGCCGAGGGGATCGCCATCAGCGGCGTGCGGATCACCGCCACGACCGGATACAGCGAGGTCGGCGGCACGATCCTCGCCGACCGCCATCGCCTCGCCCCGCCGTACACGATCGACGCGCTCGGGGATTCCGCGACCCTGCAGGGCGCGCTCGGAATCCGCGGCGGCGTGATCGAGGGACTCCGCACGCTCGGCCTGCAGATCACGATCACGCGCAAAGCGACCCTGAACCTTCCCGCCGCGCAGTCGCTGCCCGCCATCCATCTCGCCCGTCCCGCCTCGCCCTGAGCGAGGTGCTGATCGCCGGGGCGTCGTTTGCGGGGCTGGGCGCGGCCCAGGCGCTCGGCGGCCGCGCGCTGCTCGTCGACCCGCTGCCGGTCGGCGAGGGCCAGACGTCGGCCTGCGGTGCGCCCGTCCGCGTACTCGAGGCGCTCGGCGCCTCGGGGTCGATTCAAGAAATCCACCGGGACCTGGTCATCCACACACCCGGACGCGAAGTCCGCTGGCCGGTGCCGGAGGCATTTTGCACCTTCGATTACCGCGCATGCTGCCGGGCCGCGTTCGACGCATCGGGCGCGGGGTTCGTTCGGGCGTCGGTGCGCGGCCGTCACGGGACGCTCGCGCTCACCTCGGCGGGTGGGATCCCGGCGCGTGTGCTCGTGGACGCGACGGGATGGCGCGCCGCGCTCGCCGGGCGCGCCGCCACGGACGGCGGCCGGTATTTCGGGCTGGAAGCCGAAGTGCCGGCGCCGTTTACCCCGGGCCTGCACTTCTACTTCTGGCGGGACGTGGCGCCGGACGGCTACGCGTGGGTCTTTCCGGCGGGGCGCGTCTCCCGCGTCGGCGTCCTGAGCTATCGGGGGCGCAGCGGAGTCGGCGCCCGGCTCGACGCGCTGCTGGTCCGGCTCGGCCTGCCGGGTGGACCGCGGCACGGCGGCTTTCTCGGCGCGCGCCTCGCACAACCGGTCGTCGACGGCGTCTTCGTCGCCGGCGACGCCGCGGGGCACTGTCTGCCGTTTACGGGCGAGGGGATCAGGTCGGCGGTGTGGGCGGGGCAGGTCTGCGGTCGGCTGGTGCGCCAGCTCCTCGACGGCGAGATCACGGCCGCGTCGGCCGCCGCCGAGTACGAGGCCTACGTGGCGCGCCAGCGGCGGCGGTTCCGCGTACTCGAGTGGTCTACCATCGCGGCGCTTCGGCTGCCGGCGCGCGTGCTCGGGGTGCTCGCGGCCTGGGTCTCGCGTCCGGGGCCGCTCGGGGCGTTCATGAGGCACTATCTTGCACTATTCGCCGGCTCCGGCGTGCCGTAGCCCCCGGGCCGTGCCGGTCTCGCTCTCCGGAATCGCCGCGTATCTGCTGCTGTGGGCCGGCGCCGCGACCGGCGTCCTCACGTCATCGGATGCAGTCCGCCGCCGCGCGGGCTGGCTCAACGCCCCGGTGCACGAAACGCTGTCGCTTGCCGGTCTGGGCGTCGCGCTACTCCATTCGGCGCAGAGCGTCATCGCGCCGCAGGGCGTCCGGCTCGACATTCTGGTGTTTACCGGACCGCTCGCCATGGGGTCGGGGCTGCCGGCCGGGGTGCTGGCCCTGTACCTTACCGCCGTCTCGACCGTTTCGTTCTATCTCCGGCGTCATCTCGGCGGATGGTGGCGCGGTGTCCACGCGCTCGCCTACGCCGCCTACGGAACTGCCCTGTGGCACGCGTTCGCCGTCGGGGCAAACGCGTGGCTGCCGCCGGTGCGGTGGTTCTACGCCGCGTCGACCGGCGTGCTGGCCGCGCTGACTGTGCTACGGCTCAGCGCGCCCGTCCTGGCCCGGACGCGCGCACCGTCGTAACGGGGATCTTGGCGTGGCGGACGACGTACTCCGTGACGCTGCCCACGAACAGGTGCCCGACGCCGGTGCGGCTGTGGGTGCCCATTACGATGAGATCGGCCCCGAGCCGATCGGCTGTTTCTAGAATCTCGTCGCGAGTGTGGCCGGTGCGCACGACCGTCCGCCGTACACCCGGCGTTTTCGCGGCGAGGGCGTCGAGCGCGGTCTGCGCCCGCTCCCGAGCTCCGCGCACGACCGCGGCGGGAACGGGCGTGGGGACAACGGCCGGTCCCGCGGGCACCCATTGTACCTCGAAGTCGACCACGTACAGCAGCACGATGCGCGCGTCGAGGGCTCGGGCGATCTCGCCCGCCCAGGCGAGCGCCGCGGCTGCCGACGCGGAGAAATCGGTCGGGACGAGAATCGTCTTCGTGGGCATGGCATTCACGTTCGTCGCCGCGGCGGGCGGCGCCTGTGCGGGAGGGACGCATGCGGCCGCCGCCAGTGTACCGAACCTAGGGGGTAACCACGACCGTCGCCCGCATGAACGGATGATCATCGCACTGGTAGACGTACGTGCCGGGCTTGCTCATCCGGACCGTCATGCTCCCGCCGGGGAGCACCTGACCTGTATCCCAGAGCTTGCCGTGCGTGGTCTGCGCGGTGGCGGTGTGTGGGACCGGATCAGCGTTGACCCACGTCACGGAGCGGCCCGCGGCGATCGAGACGTTGGCTGGGCCGAAGGTGAAGGCCCGCACGTAGATTCGGGCGTCGCCGGCTTTGGACGCGGGTGCCGGCCGCGGCGGTAGTGCGGCAAAGCCGCGGTGAGTGCCGGCGGAGACGGGCACGTACGCCGACATCGCGCCGGGGCCTCGCTGGAGCGAAATCTTGCGCGGCTCGCCGCCCACGCGCAGCGTCGCGACGACACGATTCGATGACAGATCTACGACCGAGATGGTGTTGTCGCCCTCGTTGGTCACGTAGGCTAACGCCCCGTCCGAGCTGAGCCCAACCCAGTGCGGGTACCGGCCGACGGCGATCTCGCCGGTGACCCGGCGGGTGGCCAGGTCGATGATCGTCATCCGCGCCGCGCCTTGGACCGCCACGAGCGCCGTCGCGCGGTCCGGCGTAAAGGCGATCTGGTGGGGGATCGGACCGACCGGGATCTCCGCGACGATCGCGCGGGTGGCAATGTCCATGACCTCGACGGCGGCGCTGTTGGCCGTGGTGAAATAGAGCGCCTTCCCGTCGGGCGTGACGCTCAGGCCGCGGGGGGCTTCGCGCAGCGGGATCCGCGCCGCGACCGAGCGCGCCGTCAGATCGAGCACCACGATCGCGTTATGGTCCGGCGTGTCCTGCGCCCCGACGTACGCGGTGGCGCCGTCCGGCCCGAACGTGACCCCGTGCGCCTTCGCAACATCCCACCGCGCCGCCACCGTCATCGTCGCGGTATCGATGAGGTCCACTTTGTCGATGCCGAACACCGCCGCGAGCAGCGTGCGCCCATCGCGGGAAAGTGCCATCCCTTCGGGGAACGCTCCGAGGTCGAGCGTCTTGACGACCGCGTCGGTGGCGGTGTCGATGACGCTGACCTGGGTCGCGTCCTCGCTGGAGACATAAACGCGGCTGCCGTCCGGCGACACGATCACGGCCTCCGGCCCGGCCGGTACCTTGATCGTGCGCAGCGTGCGCCCGGTCGCCGTATCCAGGACGCCGATCGCGTCGTCGCCGTAGAGCCCGACATAGGCTTTGGGCGCGCTGTCCGCCGCCGCGCGCGTCCCGACCTGCCCTCCCGACACGATGCACATCACGAGCGTCAGCGCCGCCACGCCCGCCCGCGCGCCGTAGCGGTACCGCCGCCAGATCTCACTGCCCGGCACGATCCATCCTTGCGGCATTGCTCGTTCCTCCCGCGACTCAGCGTGAACCGGGCCGAGGAACGGCCGGCCCTCGCCGGAGGGATGGGGGAAGGGGCGAGGGCCGCCGCGGCCTCGGTCGGATTCCGCCCGCTGATACACCGGAGGCGGCGCGTGGATGGCCGGCGCGCCGTATGTTACACTACCGCGACAATCGCCGCGTATACATCCAGCCCGTGCCCGGCGGTGTAGTACGGGCGGAGGCGATGCCCCGATGTCGATACGGTTCCGCGGATACCCGAATTGGCCGCGCCGCGAGGTCCGCGCGGGGTCCGAGGTGCGCGACGGCGGCGACGATCAGTTGATGGCGCAGCTGGCGGCGGGCCGGCAGGACGCGCTCGGCCCTCTCTACAGGCGGTACGCGCCGCGGTTGTACTCGCTCGCCGCGCAGTCGCTTGACCGGACGAGCGCGGAAGAAATCGTCCAGGAAGTCTTTCTGCAGGTCTGGCGCAAAGCGGCGACCTACAGGCCGGAACGCGGGACGTTCAAGGCCTGGGTCTTTCAAATTGCCCACCACCGGATTCTCAATGAACTCCGCCGGCGGCGCCGCCGGCCTCAATTGGACGAAGATCCGGATGGTCTGCGGCTTGCCGCGGCACCCGATCCCGTGCCGGGCCCCGACGAGGTCGTGGAGGCGGAGGCGGAACGCGTCCAGGTCCGCGCGGCGCTCGCGTCGCTCCCCGAGGCGCAGCGCCTCGCGGTGGAAATGGCGTTCGTCGAGGGACTGACGCACACGGAGGTAGCCAAGAGTCTGCGGCTGCCGCTCGGGACAACGAAGACGCGCATTCGCGCCGGCCTGCAGCGGTTGCGGGCCGGACTGGCGCCCGCCGTGGCCGCGGCGGTCATCGTAGCCGGAATCGGGGCGATCGCCGGTATTCGCAACGAACAAGCGTCCCGGGCGCTCGACGGCCGGGCGCTCGCGCTCCTGACGTCCAGCGAGACAGCCGCGATCCGGCTCGACGCGGCCCCGGGTGTTCCTCCGGAGACGCACGCGGTGTACCGCGGCCACACCGGCGCGACGATCGCCGTGCTGAACCTCGAGAAGTTCCGGCCGGCGCCGGCGGGTGAGGCCTACCAGGCGTGGGTCCGTCACGGCGAGACGTGGACGTCGCTCGGGACCATCCGGCCGGATGCCGGCGGCGAGGCGCGGTTGATCGTGGAGGGTCCGGCGGTGGACCGCCTGCCGGACGCGATCGAGGTCACGCTCGAGCCGGCGCGCGGGAGTCCCAGCCCGCACGGTCCGGTGATCGTGACCGGCAGACCGGGCCCGCCGGTGACGCGGTACCGCTAGGCGCGCCGAAGCAGGGGCGAAGGGGACGGCCGAAGCCGCGGCCGTCCCTCGCGTGGGTCAGCTACGCGTCGTCGTAGCGGTCAAACCCCGACGGATCCTTGACGATCTTCGCCGGTTTTTCGCCGAGCACTTTCTTCAGCAGGTCGAGGGCGTTTCGTTTGGACTCGTCGATACTCTCGTCCATGGCCCTGCCGGCTTCCTGGAACGTTGTGTTGGTGATTGACTTGCCGGTGGGCTCCGCCCCCGCGTGTCCCTTGCCCATGGGATTATCGGGCATGTTGCAGCCGCAGTTGTAGCACATCGTCCGCGTCACCTCCAACCGATCTGCGCTTCGCTGCAGGGGGCCAGGGCGACGGGTCAATCGACTCATCGCCCGCGGGATATGGTGCCGGAGGAGGGACTCGAACCCACACGGGGGGTGACCCCAGGCGATTTTGAGTCGCCCTCGTCTGCCTGTTCCGACACTCCGGCACGCCGCGCTGTTCCGGCAGACGCGTAACCAATCGTACCACCGGCAGCGGACCGCCGCCAGAGCGCGAGCGGGCCTACGCGCCCGTGGTCCCCGCCGCGACCCGCAACATCGCCGCGACCGATCGGTCGACGTCTTCTTCGGTCGTGACCCAGGATGACACGCTGATCCGCATCGCGGCCCGGCCGTGCCAGACCGTGCCTCCGCACCAGCACGTGCCGTCCTTCTGGACGCCCTCGATCACCCGGCGGGTCGCATCGTCGTCGCCGAACGACACCAGCACCTGATTGAGGACTACTTCGTTCAACGATGGATACCCCCCGCGCGCGAGGCCTTCGGCGAAGCGCCGGGCGTGCCGGCAGGTGCGCTCGATGAGGTCGGCTAGCCCCGCCCGGCCGAGGCTGCGGAGCGCCGCCCAGATCTCGACGCCGCGCGCCCGCCGCGACATTTCGGGCGTGTACCGGAATGGCTCGCGCGGGCCCCCCTCCGGCAGGTACGCGGCCGACGCACTCATCGCCGCGGTGAGATGCCCTACGTCGCGGACGAACGCGACGCCGCCGTCGTAGGGCGTGTTCAGCCATTTGTGCGCGTCCACGGCCCACGAGTCGGCCTCTTCCGTCCCGCGGACGAGATGCGCGAGCCGGGGCGCCGCCGCCGCCCACATTCCGAACGCTCCGTCCACGTGCACCCAGGCGCCCGCGTCGTGCGCTGAGCGGCAGATCTCGCCGACCGGATCCAGGGCCCCGGTGTTGACGTTTCCGGCCTGCGCGCACAGGATGGTCGGCCCGGTCAACCGCGGCAGCGCATCGGGCCGCATCCGGCCCTGGCCATCCGCCGGGACTCGCACGACGCGGTCGCGCCCTAGTCCGAGCAGGCTTAGGGCCTTGAGCAGGCTGGCATGCACCTCCTGGCCGACGATGACGGTGAGCGAGGGCGCGCCAAACAGGCCTTGGGCCTCCGCGTCCCATCCCGCGCGGGCGAGCACCGCGTGCCGCGCCGCCGCGAGCGCGGTGAAATTGGCCATCGTGGTGCCGGTAACGAAGGCGCCGCCGCATTGATCCGGCAGCCGCAGCACGTCGAGCAGCCACCCGAGCGCAATTCGTTCGAGGGACGCGGCCGCGGGAGACGAGACCCAAAGCCCGGCGTTCTGATCCCACGCTCCCGCAAGCCACGACGCAGCCAGCGCGGCGGGAAGTGTCCCGCCGGTAACAAACCCGAAGTATCGCCCGCCCGCGGATGCGACGGTCGCGGGCGATCCGACCGTGTCGAGTGCCGCGAGCACCCGTTCCGGGTCGGTGGGCTGCTCAGGAAGCGGGCCGCCGAGTTCGGAAAGGCGCTCAACCGCGGCGGGCGACGGGGCGACGCTGCGGGCGTCGAGGTTCTCCAAGTATCGGTTTGCTCTGGCGGCGGCGTCGAGCAGAAGCGGGCGCATCGGTCCCTCCTCTCACTGCCGGCTCCGGAGATCGCGCGGCTACTTGGTGCGCTCGTAGATCAGCCGAAGGCCCTCGAGGACCAGCATGGGATCGTGGTGGTCGAAGCAGTTGCATTCCTTCACGACGAGGTCCGCCCAGCCGCCGGTGGCGACGGTGACCGCGCGGCCGCCGAGTTCCTCGCGGATGCGCCGGACGACGTCGTTCACCAGCCCGACGAAGCCGAAGACGATGCCCGCCTGAAGGCCCGTGGTCGTCGAGCGGCCGATCACGCTCCGCGGCGCCTCGAGCGGCACCCGGTGCAGCTGCGCCGCGTGCTCCGCCAGGGCGTCGACGGAGATGCCGATGCCCGGCGCGATCGCCCCGCCGAGGAAGTCGCCCTCGCGCGAGACGACGGAAAACGTTGTCGCCGT
This genomic interval from bacterium contains the following:
- a CDS encoding DNA polymerase III subunit alpha; translated protein: MPGEFVHCHLHTEYSLLDGESRIEPLMKRAAALGMKAISLTDHGAMYGAIEFYESARAHGLKPIIGVEAYVAPRGMADRDPKLDASAFHLVLLARNDEGYRNLLKLTTAAHLDGFYYKPRIDRALLAKRSGGLIGLSACLNGEIPRAILRDDMEAARALAGAYKEIFGPEHFYLELQDHGIAEQRTLTRGIAALAEATGLPLVATNDVHYVTRDEADAQDALMCIQMGIDLAQKDKPRMGDVPEFYLKSPDEMAARFNDFPQALRSSLAIAEMCNLEIETGTTRLPHFPLPEGETADTYLRKLCEAGLRRIYGEVTPVLEERLAYELGVIVKTGYAAYFLIVQDFVGFARGRGIYTTVRGSAAGSLVLYACGVTDVDPIAYRLPFDRFLNLERYTMPDIDVDFMDSRRDEVIKYVVEKYGADRVAQIITFGTLGARAAIRDLGRVMGLPYGDVDRIAKLVPGANVSLQDALAAEPELRAAVEGSSQIKQLMDMAQKLEGVARHASTHAAGVIISRDPLTDHVPLQRATKGDLLMTQYDMNSVARLGLLKIDFLGLTNLTILDEAIGLVRKTKGIEIDLQRLPLEDKPTYALLASGETTGIFQLEGRGMTRYLRELKPDRIEDVMAMVALFRPGPMANIPSYIRRKHGQEKVTYLHPRLEPVLKETYGVMVYQEDIMTVAQAIAGYTLAEADVLCYAIRKKIKDRLLAQREKFVKGARANGVDAKTVDLIFEQFEPFARYGFNRAHAACYGLIAYYTAYLKAHHAPEYMTALLSSIAGDMEKVAQAVGECARMALQVLPPDVNESSASFTTDGRVIRFGLAAVRNVGVGAIDVVIAAREAGGPFTGLADFCGRVDTRLVNQRVIASLIKAGAFDRLGSRAQMLQTLDAVLERAQRSQRARNEAQTGLFADLGAPPPDASAAAETAVQEFTKEELLTMEREMLGLFISDHPLRRWAPALAKRATATIAQLADLPDRREVTIGGLIGTVKRSMTRSGSTMAFVTLEDLTGSIEVLVFPRAYEQYGLSLKRDAVVLMRGKLDVEEQSVKLLCDEVIALPAVPPEETGADAAVHELVTVGMNNGASGNGRQGNGYSNGDRGRTAVRGAAGGAGSSTRPAVRVRVSTVEEIEQLERYLKAHPGPRRICAHVVSGDGEHVVPVRSGAHDVEELQQSLEQLFGEGNVWEE
- a CDS encoding DUF881 domain-containing protein, translated to MSGKNSTASLRIVLAVLLAALGFLVVVQIRASRGLAGQEDVPTRNVYALATMLRQERASRHALEAQVADLQRRLSEFERVTAERRGTTEAMMRELESLRVAAGLVPLTGPGVTVVVDATQAPMVGHAPPAVQYVDLVSIVNELWAAGAEGIAISGVRITATTGYSEVGGTILADRHRLAPPYTIDALGDSATLQGALGIRGGVIEGLRTLGLQITITRKATLNLPAAQSLPAIHLARPASP
- a CDS encoding universal stress protein, with product MPTKTILVPTDFSASAAAALAWAGEIARALDARIVLLYVVDFEVQWVPAGPAVVPTPVPAAVVRGARERAQTALDALAAKTPGVRRTVVRTGHTRDEILETADRLGADLIVMGTHSRTGVGHLFVGSVTEYVVRHAKIPVTTVRASGPGRAR
- a CDS encoding plastocyanin/azurin family copper-binding protein, with amino-acid sequence MPQGWIVPGSEIWRRYRYGARAGVAALTLVMCIVSGGQVGTRAAADSAPKAYVGLYGDDAIGVLDTATGRTLRTIKVPAGPEAVIVSPDGSRVYVSSEDATQVSVIDTATDAVVKTLDLGAFPEGMALSRDGRTLLAAVFGIDKVDLIDTATMTVAARWDVAKAHGVTFGPDGATAYVGAQDTPDHNAIVVLDLTARSVAARIPLREAPRGLSVTPDGKALYFTTANSAAVEVMDIATRAIVAEIPVGPIPHQIAFTPDRATALVAVQGAARMTIIDLATRRVTGEIAVGRYPHWVGLSSDGALAYVTNEGDNTISVVDLSSNRVVATLRVGGEPRKISLQRGPGAMSAYVPVSAGTHRGFAALPPRPAPASKAGDARIYVRAFTFGPANVSIAAGRSVTWVNADPVPHTATAQTTHGKLWDTGQVLPGGSMTVRMSKPGTYVYQCDDHPFMRATVVVTP
- a CDS encoding sigma-70 family RNA polymerase sigma factor; translated protein: MSIRFRGYPNWPRREVRAGSEVRDGGDDQLMAQLAAGRQDALGPLYRRYAPRLYSLAAQSLDRTSAEEIVQEVFLQVWRKAATYRPERGTFKAWVFQIAHHRILNELRRRRRRPQLDEDPDGLRLAAAPDPVPGPDEVVEAEAERVQVRAALASLPEAQRLAVEMAFVEGLTHTEVAKSLRLPLGTTKTRIRAGLQRLRAGLAPAVAAAVIVAGIGAIAGIRNEQASRALDGRALALLTSSETAAIRLDAAPGVPPETHAVYRGHTGATIAVLNLEKFRPAPAGEAYQAWVRHGETWTSLGTIRPDAGGEARLIVEGPAVDRLPDAIEVTLEPARGSPSPHGPVIVTGRPGPPVTRYR
- a CDS encoding aminotransferase class V-fold PLP-dependent enzyme; protein product: MRPLLLDAAARANRYLENLDARSVAPSPAAVERLSELGGPLPEQPTDPERVLAALDTVGSPATVASAGGRYFGFVTGGTLPAALAASWLAGAWDQNAGLWVSSPAAASLERIALGWLLDVLRLPDQCGGAFVTGTTMANFTALAAARHAVLARAGWDAEAQGLFGAPSLTVIVGQEVHASLLKALSLLGLGRDRVVRVPADGQGRMRPDALPRLTGPTILCAQAGNVNTGALDPVGEICRSAHDAGAWVHVDGAFGMWAAAAPRLAHLVRGTEEADSWAVDAHKWLNTPYDGGVAFVRDVGHLTAAMSASAAYLPEGGPREPFRYTPEMSRRARGVEIWAALRSLGRAGLADLIERTCRHARRFAEGLARGGYPSLNEVVLNQVLVSFGDDDATRRVIEGVQKDGTCWCGGTVWHGRAAMRISVSSWVTTEEDVDRSVAAMLRVAAGTTGA